A genomic window from Cucumis melo cultivar AY chromosome 8, USDA_Cmelo_AY_1.0, whole genome shotgun sequence includes:
- the LOC103485143 gene encoding uncharacterized protein LOC103485143: MKDDYETEEKKQAAADVMFQYSKFVMACIGNQVRPCDLRFHLMKEISGIPTSLKRESSQQAASPDAMGESSSSGTARLDKVDSFRVL; encoded by the exons ACCGAAGAGAAAAAGCAAGCTGCTGCTGATGTAATGTTTCAATATTCAAAATTTGTGATGGCCTGTATTGGTAATCAAGTAAGACCATGTGACTTGAGATTTCACTTGATGAAG GAGATTTCTGGAATTCCAACTTCTTTAAAGAGGGAGTCATCCCAACAAGCAGCTTCTCCGGATGCCATGGGCGAATCGTCGAGCTCAGGTACAGCTAGACTTGATAAAGTAGATAGCTTTAGAGTGCTGTAG